The Lycium ferocissimum isolate CSIRO_LF1 chromosome 1, AGI_CSIRO_Lferr_CH_V1, whole genome shotgun sequence genome includes a region encoding these proteins:
- the LOC132047398 gene encoding auxin-induced protein PCNT115-like isoform X1 yields MAKEGTKVGRIKLGSQGVEVSAQGLGCMGMSAFYGPPKPEPDMIKLIHHAINSGVTFLDTSDIYGPHTNEILLGKALKGGMRERVELATKFGISSEDGEREVRGEPAYVRAACEASLKRLDVDCIDLYYQHRIDTHVPIEVTVGELKKLVEEGKIKYIGLSEASASTIRRAHAVHPITAVQLEWSLCSRDVEEEIIPTCRELGIGIVAYSPLGGGFLSSGPELLEDLSNEDFQKGENLEHNRKLYKRICQMASKKGCSPSQLALAWVHHQGNDVCPIPGTTKIENLNQNIEALSIKLTSEDMEELESIASANVVQGDRYKDSETPPLSAWKAK; encoded by the exons ATGGCGAAAGAGGGAACAAAAGTGGGAAGAATCAAATTGGGCTCGCAGGGAGTTGAAGTGTCTGCTCAAGGGCTTGGTTGTATGGGTATGTCTGCTTTTTATGGGCCACCCAAACCCGAACCCGACATGATCAAACTGATCCACCATGCCATCAACTCTGGTGTCACTTTTCTTGATACTTCCGATATATATGGGCCCCACACTAACGAAATCCTCCTTGGCAAG GCTCTGAAGGGAGGAATGAGAGAGCGAGTTGAGTTAGCAACAAAATTTGGCATTAGTTCTGAAGATGGAGAGAGAGAAGTGCGTGGAGAACCAGCCTATGTAAGGGCAGCATGCGAAGCTAGCTTAAAGCGACTTGATGTTGACTGCATTGACCTGTACTACCAGCACCGAATTGATACACATGTGCCCATTGAAGTAACG GTTGGAGAACTTAAGAAGCTGGTTGAAGagggtaaaataaaatatataggtCTATCCGAGGCATCAGCATCAACAATTAGAAGAGCACATGCAGTTCATCCAATAACAGCAGTACAATTAGAATGGTCTCTATGTTCAAGAGATGTAGAGGAAGAAATTATCCCTACTTGCAG AGAACTCGGTATTGGGATTGTGGCTTACAGTCCACTAGGAGGGGGCTTTTTGTCATCAGGTCCAGAGCTGCTTGAGGATTTGTCAAATGAAGATTTCCAAAAG GGCGAGAATCTTGAGCACAATAGAAAGTTGTACAAGCGGATTTGTCAAATGGCTTCAAAGAAGGGATGCAGCCCTTCTCAACTAGCCTTGGCCTGGGTACATCACCAAGGAAACGACGTGTGTCCCATCCCCGGCACCACTAAGATCGAAAACTTGAACCAGAACATTGAAGCTTTGTCCATAAAGTTAACATCAGAAGACATGGAAGAACTTGAATCCATTGCTTCAGCTAATGTAGTCCAGGGTGATAGGTACAAAGATTCAGAAACTCCACCCCTTTCAGCATGGAAGGCTAAATAA
- the LOC132047398 gene encoding auxin-induced protein PCNT115-like isoform X2 produces MAKEGTKVGRIKLGSQGVEVSAQGLGCMGMSAFYGPPKPEPDMIKLIHHAINSGVTFLDTSDIYGPHTNEILLGKALKGGMRERVELATKFGISSEDGEREVRGEPAYVRAACEASLKRLDVDCIDLYYQHRIDTHVPIEVTVGELKKLVEEGKIKYIGLSEASASTIRRAHAVHPITAVQLEWSLCSRDVEEEIIPTCSPLGGGFLSSGPELLEDLSNEDFQKGENLEHNRKLYKRICQMASKKGCSPSQLALAWVHHQGNDVCPIPGTTKIENLNQNIEALSIKLTSEDMEELESIASANVVQGDRYKDSETPPLSAWKAK; encoded by the exons ATGGCGAAAGAGGGAACAAAAGTGGGAAGAATCAAATTGGGCTCGCAGGGAGTTGAAGTGTCTGCTCAAGGGCTTGGTTGTATGGGTATGTCTGCTTTTTATGGGCCACCCAAACCCGAACCCGACATGATCAAACTGATCCACCATGCCATCAACTCTGGTGTCACTTTTCTTGATACTTCCGATATATATGGGCCCCACACTAACGAAATCCTCCTTGGCAAG GCTCTGAAGGGAGGAATGAGAGAGCGAGTTGAGTTAGCAACAAAATTTGGCATTAGTTCTGAAGATGGAGAGAGAGAAGTGCGTGGAGAACCAGCCTATGTAAGGGCAGCATGCGAAGCTAGCTTAAAGCGACTTGATGTTGACTGCATTGACCTGTACTACCAGCACCGAATTGATACACATGTGCCCATTGAAGTAACG GTTGGAGAACTTAAGAAGCTGGTTGAAGagggtaaaataaaatatataggtCTATCCGAGGCATCAGCATCAACAATTAGAAGAGCACATGCAGTTCATCCAATAACAGCAGTACAATTAGAATGGTCTCTATGTTCAAGAGATGTAGAGGAAGAAATTATCCCTACTTGCAG TCCACTAGGAGGGGGCTTTTTGTCATCAGGTCCAGAGCTGCTTGAGGATTTGTCAAATGAAGATTTCCAAAAG GGCGAGAATCTTGAGCACAATAGAAAGTTGTACAAGCGGATTTGTCAAATGGCTTCAAAGAAGGGATGCAGCCCTTCTCAACTAGCCTTGGCCTGGGTACATCACCAAGGAAACGACGTGTGTCCCATCCCCGGCACCACTAAGATCGAAAACTTGAACCAGAACATTGAAGCTTTGTCCATAAAGTTAACATCAGAAGACATGGAAGAACTTGAATCCATTGCTTCAGCTAATGTAGTCCAGGGTGATAGGTACAAAGATTCAGAAACTCCACCCCTTTCAGCATGGAAGGCTAAATAA